Part of the Acidobacteriota bacterium genome, CAAGGGCAAGTCCTGAGCCACCATGAAGGGGTTGACGCGCAGCCGGGGCCGGCCGCTCTCCTCCTCCAGAGAGCCCGAAGCCAGCAGCCGGATAGCGTAACCGAGTTGGCGGGCGTAGCGGAAATCGACGGCCTCCAGCGATTCGATTCCCTGCACCGGCACCGTTTCGGGAGCGGGCCAGACCCCGAAGCAGAGGGCCGAGAGAATGCCCAGCTTGTCGGCGGCATCGCGGCCCGAGACGTCCAGCGACGGATCGGCTTCGGCATAGCCCAACTCCTGGGCCCGCGAAACGGCCTGATGATAGTCGGCTCCGCTGGCGGCCATTTCACAGAGGATGAAATTGCAGGTGGCGTTGAGAATCCCGCTCAACCCTACGATGCGGTCGGAAAAGAGGGAACGGCGCAAGGCGCGCAGCACGGGGATGCCTCCCGCCACCGCCGCTTCGAATCCCAGGAAGGCCCCCCGCATGGAGGCCAGGCGCAGGTAGAGAGGACCGTGGCGGGCCATGAGAAACTTGTTGGCGGTCACCACCGAGCGTCCTCGCTCTAAGGTGGCCCGGATCAGCTTGTCCGCCGGCTGCTCGCCGCCCAGCACTTCCACCAGGATGTCGACGTCCTGGGCCAGCAAGGATTCCAGATCGTCGCTGAAGCTGACGTCAGGCGGCAGAAAGGACCGGTCCTT contains:
- a CDS encoding homoserine dehydrogenase → MSMQRIGLAGYGTVGRALARQLTEESGRYRRELGVDLRLSHIFDRSYGNKDRSFLPPDVSFSDDLESLLAQDVDILVEVLGGEQPADKLIRATLERGRSVVTANKFLMARHGPLYLRLASMRGAFLGFEAAVAGGIPVLRALRRSLFSDRIVGLSGILNATCNFILCEMAASGADYHQAVSRAQELGYAEADPSLDVSGRDAADKLGILSALCFGVWPAPETVPVQGIESLEAVDFRYARQLGYAIRLLASGSLEEESGRPRLRVNPFMVAQDLPLAKIEGEVNAVKIEGRRLGSTVLSGPGAGGAATAVSAASDVLNAALWRAGNGSFYAAPYLMADKGARPADASREVYPFYLRFVVRDRTGILAALAGILHRHGINIHSVVQEAWDDPVDLPFVITIDPTSFASVEEAVAEMAQLDFHSRPPLALPILE